The sequence GAACCACCTCCTCGAGGCGAACCTGCGACTGGTCGTGTCACTGGCTAAGCGCTACACCGGCCGCGGCATGGCCTTCCTCGATCTCATCCAGGAAGGCAACCTCGGTCTTATCCGCGCAGTGGAGAAGTTCGACTACACCAAGGGCTACAAGTTCTCCACCTACGCCACGTGGTGGATCCGCCAGGCGATCACGCGCGCGATGGCTGATCAGGCCCGCACCATCCGTATCCCAGTCCACATGGTGGAGGTCATCAACAAGCTGGGCCGCATCCAGCGCGAACTCCTGCAGGACTTGGGTCGCGAGCCCACCCCGCTGGAGCTGGCAAAGGAAATGGACGTGACCGAGGAAAAGGTCATGGAAATCCAGCAGTACGCGCGCGAGCCGATTTCGCTGGATCAGACCATTGGTGACGAGGGCGATAGCCAGCTCGGTGACTTTATCGAGGACTCGGAGGCCGTCGTGGCCGTCGATGCCGTGTCCTTCACCTTGCTGCAGGACCAGCTCCAGGACGTGCTGACCACCCTGTCCGAGCGCGAGGCCGGCGTGGTGCGCCTCCGCTTCGGACTGACCGACGGTATGCCGCGCACTTTAGACGAAATCGGCCAGGTCTACGGCGTGACTCGGGAGCGCATCCGCCAGATCGAGTCCAAGACCATGTCGAAGCTGCGCCACCCGTCGCGCTCGCAGGTGCTGCGCGACTACTTGGACTAGCCTCGCCCCCACGAGCGCGAAAAGCCCCGCTGGACAGCCGACCTACAACGGCCGCTCCAGCGGGGCTTTAAACTATTAAACCCAGCGCGCGTGCGCTAGAAGGTTACTACTTGCCCTTCACGTCCTGCAGGCACTGCTTGATTGCTTCCTGCCCGTCTTGGTTCATGCACTGCTGAACCTCAGGATCCTGGGAAAGCGCGATCAACGCCAATGCGCCAAAAACAAGTAGACCCAAGGACACGACGCCGAGGACGATGCCCAGGATGGACATCCAGGTGCGGCGTGTCTCGCTCGGGCGCTTGCGGTTTTTCACCAACGCCACGATGCCCATGATGATGGCTACGGGGGCAAGGATCCACGCGATAAGCTGCACGAGCGGCACGACCAATCCGACCAGGGACACGGCGCCGAGAATAAGCGTCCAGAGCGCCAGCTTGCTCGGTTCCTGCGCGGTCCCCACGTACGGCGGCTCTCCGGCAGCCGGGCCGTTGACGTGGTCTACGTAGTGCCCACCGGCCGCAGCGGAATCCTGGCCAGCAGCCGGCTCAGACGCCGGAGAAGAGTACGGATTCGCTTCGTGTGCACCGGGCGCGGCCTCGTCGTGTCCGTACGTCGGCAGATCGCTTCCCTGCGGGTCACGCGGCGTAGTCATAAACCTACAACCCAACCTTTCGTTCCTAGAGTTTTCAGCACGGTTCGGTGAACTGCTGAATGCGTGAGCGTTCTACCACACTGTACGTGAAGACTCTTACCAAGCTCGCAGGTACTTAATGCGGTCACGTAGTTGATCCGCGCTACACAAAGCCGTGGGCGGCCCACCGCACGCCTTGCGCGCCTCCGTGTGGATAGCCCCGTGCGGGCGGCCGGTGCGCTGCGCGGTGATGGAGACAATCTTGTTGAGTTGGCTGCGCAATTCCGGGATCTGTTGGCTGGCCACGCTATCGTCAGCTTCCCCCGCAGCGCCGGCTCCCGAACCCGCACCGTTTCCGATACTTGCTCCACTCCCGGCGCGGCGTCCAGCCTCTGGGCCGTGCAGCTTCTCCCGTTCTTTAGCCGCGGCCTTTTCGGCCCGTTCGGCGCGCTCGGCAGCCTCGCGGGCGTCCATTTCTTCCGACTGCTTTTTGCGCAGCAGATCTTTCACCTGGTCAGCATCCAACAGTCCCGGGATGCCAAGGAAGTCCGCTTCCTCATCGGTGCTGTCGAAGGCCGCGGTGTTGAACGAGGAGCCGTCGTAGATGAGCGAGGAGAACTCCGCGTCGGCGCCGATCGACTCGTACGGCTTGATGTCGTCGGGCTCGGTTTCTTCCTTGTTGGCCTGGCGCACGGATTCTTCGTCCCAGCCGTCGCTTTCCCGGTCGGGCTTGCCCAACACGTGGTCGCGGGACTTTTCCATGTTTTCCGCCAACCCCAGCAGGGTGGGCACCGAGGGCAAGAAGACCGACGCCGTCTCCCCCGGCATGCGCGAGCGGACGAAACGCCCGATCGCCTGGGCGAAAAACAGCGGCGTGGACGCCGAGGTGGCGTACACACCCACCGCGAGCCGCGGGACGTCGACGCCCTCCGAGACCATGCGGACCGCAACCATCCACTCGTCGGTGGAGGCGGAAAACTCCTCGATGCGCTCCGAGGAGCCGGGCTCGTCGGACAAGATCACGGACACCGGGGTGGACGAGAGCTTTTCCAGGATCTTCGCGTAAGCACGCGCGGTCTTGGTGTCGGTGGCGATGACGAGCCCGCCGGCATCCGGCATGTTGCGACGGATTTGCTTGAGGCGCGTGTGGGCTGCCTGCAGCACCGCGGCGATCCACTCGCCCTTGGGGTCAAGCGCCGTCTTCCACGCCCGGGCTGTCTGCTCGGCGGTGAGCGCCTCGCCCAGGCGGGCGGAAAACTCCTCGCCGGCGGATGTGCGCCAGCGCGCCTCCCCCGAGTACGCCAGGAAGACCACGGGGCGCACGACGCCATCGGCAAGCGCGTCGCCGTAGTTATAGGCGTGATCCGACTGGGACACCAAGTGACCGTCGCCGTCTTCGGTGTAGCGCACGAAGGGAATTGGCGAATCGTCGGAACGGAATGGCGTGCCCGTGAGCGCCAAGCGGTGGTTGACATCGTCGTAGGCCTCTTTAACGCCATCGCCCCAGCTCTTGGCGTCACCGGCGTGGTGGATCTCGTCCAGGATGACCAGGGTCCGCCGGCTGGAGGCCACCGCGCGGTGCTTGAACGGGTGCATGCCCACCTGGGCGTAGGTCACCACGATGCCGTCGTAGGCGGGGTTGACCGCAGAGGCATTGGTGAACTCTGGGTCGAGGGAGACCCCCACGCGGGCAGCGGCGGCCGCCCACTGGTTCTTCAGGTGCTCCGTGGGTACGACGACGATGACCCGCTCCACCGTGCGATCGGTCAAAAGCTCGGTGGCGACGCGGAGGGCAAACGTGGTCTTACCCGCGCCCGGGGTCGCCACCGCCATGAAGTCGCGCGGCTTTCGGGCGAGAAATTTATCCAGTGCAGAGCGCTGCCACGCACGCAGCTGGCCGCTGGTGTTATACGTCCGCTGACTCACTTGCGACGCAGACCCTTAAAGATCCGCTCGCAGTCCGGGCACACCGGCGATCCCGGCTTTGCCTGTTTGGTCACCGGGAAGGTCTCCCCACACAGCGCAACGACCATTTTCCCGCTCACGGCGGACTCCACAATCTGGTCCTTTTTCACGTAGTGGAAGTACTTGGGGGTGTCGTTATCGGTGGTGGACGTGTCTTCCCGGACGTCCGGCCGTTCGATAGTCTGCGTCGAAGTACTCACGCGGACTATCTTGCCGTATCCCTGTCTGGATTGGCGAGTCACGGTCTATCGTGGGAACGCATGAACGCCGATAGCACCGAGGACGGACGCGCAGACGCTACTCGCGCCACCCCAGAAATGGGCAATGCGGCCTCCCGTCGACGGGCCTCGTCCCGCCCGCGGTTCCTCCGCGGCAGGCGGGGGGCGGCGGAGCTCATCACAGACGCGGAGACCGCTCCCGGCGACAACCGGCGCCGCCGGGAAATCACCTACTCCGTCCTGCAATTTCTCCGCATCCCGGCACTACTCGCCGCGTTCTACCTGATGTACACGCACCACGCGTGGGTTCTTGCGGCCATCGTGTGCGCGGTAACCATCCCCCTCCCGTGGATCGCGGTGGTCATCGCCAACGAAACGCGGGAGAAAAAGGACAAGCGCGAGCGCAACGTTTATAAGCCCGCGATGGTGCGTGAGGCCCGGGCCCAGGCCCAGCGTGCCCAGATGGACACGCATTCCCTCGGGACCAGTTCCGCCTCCCCGGCGCGCGGCCAGCTAAACTCCGCTCCTCCGACCATCGATCACCGCGACGATCCTCCGCACGAAGGCCCTCCGCGCGGTAGCACTACTTCGCACGGCGACGCGTAGATAAGGAAGGTAGCAATCACCATGGAGCCCACCTCCTCCCCCAACGAGTACGGGTTCGGCCAGCCGCTGAACCCGGAGCACCCCGTCTCCGAGTGCGCGCCGGCGCTGATAGAGCTTTTCCAACGCCAGGGGTTGACGGCCGCGGGCCTTGCCGGCCACCTGGGGCCGGCCGCCACGAACGCGCTCTACCGCGGGGTGCCCGCAGCGGTGCGCCACGCTTTAGGCACCGCAGACATCGACGTCCTTATCCGCGCGTTTTTGCTTCACGATGCCGTGCCGCGTTCCTGTTTCGAACGCACCGTGGGTACGTCGCTCACGCAGGTGCTTATCGATGCCCGCGTGGCTACCACCACGGATACCGGCGCCGTCCGCGTCGTCATAGACATTCGCCCGCACACGATTGACGGCCGGTACCGCTGGGTCTTTTCCGACGTCGACGCTTCCTTGGTGGATCATGTCCCCGGCCGCGACCACGTCTTGGGCGTTGGGGCAGCAAGCTTGTCCCTTCTGCGGTCGACCCCTACTACCCCGGTGGAGTCCTTGTTGGACCTCGGCACCGGATCCGGCGTGCAGTTGCTGGGGCAGCTCGGTTCCGCGGCAAGTGTGACCGGCACCGACATTCACCCGCGAGCTCTGGACTTCGCCCGTGCGACCGTGGCTGGCGCGACCGTGGCCGGCGCGACCGTGGCTGGCGCGACCACAGCTGACGGGGCCACAGATGACACTCCTGGGCCGCAGGTGGAGTTGCTCACCGGACCGTGGTTTGAGCCGGTGTCGGGCCGCACCTTCGACCGGGTGACGGCGAACCCGCCGTTCGTCGTGGGCCCGCCGGAAGTCGATCACATTTACCGTGACTCCGGGCTCGCGTTAGACGGGGCGACCCAAAAGGTGGCCTCCGAGGTCGTCGACTACCTCGCCCCACACGGCACGGCCCATCTGCTGGGCGCGTGGGTACACACTGCCGAAGGCGGATCCTGGCGCCAGCGCGTCGCGTCGTGGTTGCCTTCCACCGGGGTGACTGCCTGGGTTATGCAACGCGATGTCGCAGATCCCGCCCATTACGTCGCGACCTGGCTCGAGGACGAGTCCCTCGATCCGCGCTCGGCGGCCGGGCAGGAAAGGACCGCGCGCTGGTTGCAGTACTTCGCAGACAACGACGTGACCGGAATCGGCTTCGGGTTCATCGCCATTCAGCGCATCGGGGACGACGAGCCGTCCGATATCCTCGCCGAAGAAATGGAGCAGCCTTTCCACGGTTCTTTGGGCCCAGAGGTCGAAGAGTACTTCGCCCGCGCCGAATGGCTCCGCGGGAAAGACCGCAACGACCTGAGCGACTGCCAGTTTTTAGTTCGCCCGAGCGCGGCCCTCGAGCAGGTGTCCCTGCCAGATGCGGAGTCTCGCCAGGGGTTTGCTCCCGCGGTGTGGCGTCTTACCCGCACGGACGGGCCACGGTGGTCCCACGACATCGACAAGCACTTGGCCAGCCTGCTCGCGGGCTTAAACCCGCAGGGTCTCGGGCTGGGTGAGACCGCCGAGCTCTATGCCTTCGCCCAGGGGCTCGACGCGGAGGAGCTCGTCGATTCGGCCGTTTCTGCTGCAGTTGACCTCATCCGCCACGGCTTCCTTATCCCCACCGATCTGTTGTAACCGAGAGGATTTTTGCCATGAAAGCTGCCCTGACCCGCGTTTCTTCCGCCAGCGTCACGGTCGACGACGAGGTCGTTGGTTCATTGTCCGCACCGGAGACTGGCGGCATCCTCGCTCTTGTCGGCGTGTCCCGCGAGGATGTCGCTCCTGCAGCGTCGGAGAAGGATACCGCCGAAAAAGTGGCCAAGATGGCGCGCAAGATCGCGGAACTGCGCATCCTGGACGGCGAACGCAGCGTCTCTGAGGCCGCGGCACCCGTGCTGGTGGTCAGCCAGTTCACCCTCTACGGGCGGACCGCCAAAGGCCGCCGCCCGTCTTGGTCGGATGCGGCACCGGGCGACGTGGCCGAGCCGCTCATCCAGGGCATTATCGATGACCTTCGTTCCCGGGGCATCGCGGTAGAAACCGGCCGATTCGGCGCAATGATGAAGGTCAGCTCTGTCAACGAGGGCCCCTTTACGGTGCTAGTGGAAGCCTGAGCTTCTCCGCCACTCTTCCCGCTCCCCGTCCACCGCTGTCACAGGACGGGGATACTTTTATGCCTTCACCCTGCGATGAAAGAAATAGACTGTGCGTTATATAACAAACATCCCGTAATGGTGACGAGTTAAACACCAAAGCGTAGAAAACACAAGTTTTGGTGGTGTGATAATAATCGTGCCATCAATGCGATAATTCTTTATCGCGAAGTGGGTTCGCCTGTCTAGCATGAGACGTGCAGCCGAAGAAAAGGGCTAAAGACCTGGGTACACAGCATCCAGGACGAGCGCGAGTTGGCGGTGCATGGAATTTATCAGCCACGCCGATCGAGCCAGAGCCCGAACGCTTCGGACCGTCTCGATTGACAGGTAAAGCACATGACCCAATCCATCTCTCATCCCCGGAAATCCCCACCACTCCACGCGGGACATCCGGAAAACGACCTCCCGACATTCACCTCCCACCCGGAAATGGCGGGTACCGACACTGGACCAGGTGCCGACAATGGATCCGGCGCCCCCGCTCCTACCGCTCCCGCTTCCACCGCTCCCGCGGTCGCCATGAACGGCGGGAAGGCGGCGCCGCACGCCGGCAGCACCACGCCGCCCAAGTGGCACAAGAGCGACACGCGGTGGACCCTTTCGCTTTTCGGCACAGCTATCGGCGCCGGCGTACTGTTCCTGCCCATCAATGCAGGAATCGGCGGCATCATCCCGCTGCTCATCATGAGCGTGCTGGCGCTGCCGCTGGCGTTCTTCGCCCACCGAGGGCTCGCGCGAGTAGTCCTTTCCGCGAAGAACGCAGACGAGGATCTCACGCAGGCGGCAGAAGAACACTTCGGCCCCAAGGGCGGAATGATCGTCACGATCCTCTACTTCCTGGCCGTCTACCCCATTTTGCCGGTCTACGCGACGACGCTGACTAACGAGGCGAACAACTTCATCATCAACCGCCTCGGCATGACCCCGCCCGCACGCTGGCTACTGTCACTGCTGCTCGTCGGCGGTCTCATCCTCGTCGTGCGCATGGGGCAGGACATCATCGTGCGCGTGATGTCGGTCCTCGTATACCCGTTCATCGCGGTGCTCATCGTTCTCTCGCTCTACCTCGTACCGAAGTGGAACACCGCCCTGTTCGACACGTTCGATGTCAACGTTGCCCGCGAGGCCTCCGGCCACGGCATCGTCACCTCGATTCTCCTGCTCATCCCGGTCATCGTCTTCTCTTTCAACCACTCGCCGATTATCTCCTCCTTCGCCATGGACCGGCGCCAGGAATACGGCAAGTGGGCAGATAAGCGGACTAGCCAAATCCTGTTCCGGGCGGAGACCCTCATGGTGGTCGTCGTGATGTTCTTCGTGTTCTCCTGCGCACTGAGCCTGTCCCCGCAAGATATGGCAGATGCGAAGGCGCAAAACATCACCATCCTCGGATACTTGGCCAACCACTACGACGTCGCGTTCATTCGCTGGGTCGCCCCGATTGTCGCCATCGTCTCCATCATGAAGTCCTTCCTCGGCCACTACCTCGGCGCCGCCGAAGGATTCGAAGGCCTCGTGGTCAAGGCCGCCAACGCTGGTGGCAAAAACAGCGTGTACCGCAGCAAGCGGTTGACCATGTTCACGCTCATCTTCATGCTGCTGAGCGCCTGGCTCGTCGCGTGGGCCAACCCGTCCATCCTGGGCATGATTGAGACCCTCTGCGGCCCAACGATCGCCATCATCCTGCTGCTCGTGCCGATGTGGGCAATCCACAAGGCCCCAGCCCTCGAAAAGTACCGCGGCAAGGCCTCCAACTACTTCGTATTCATCATGGGCCTGCTCGCAGTCGGAACCATCATCTTCTCCATCATCACGAACCTCTAAGGAGGAATCATGTTCATCAGCCTTTTCGACATGTTCAAAATCGGCATCGGGCCGTCCAGTTCCCACACTCTGGGGCCAATGAAGGCCGGCCTCCAGTTCGTCGAGCTACTCAAGGAAAAGGGCCTCTTCGACCGCGTCACCCGCGTGCAGGCCAATGTCTACGGTTCGCTGTCCCTGACCGGCATCGGTCACTCCACCGACAAGGCCATCGTCCTGGGTCTTTCCGGCGAGCACCCGGAAACCGTGGACATCGACGGCATCGGTGAGTTCATGAAGAACGTCCGGGAGACCGAAAAACTCATGCTCGGCGGCACCCGGAAGGTCGACTTCCCGAAGGAAGGCGGTCTGTTCTTCCACAACGAGTTCTTGCCGATGCACGAAAACGGCATGTGCCTCGTGGCATTCGACGGCGACGAGGACATCCTCCACAAGACGTACTACTCGACCGGTGGCGGCTTCATCGTCGACCAGGAAAACTTCGCGAAAAAGACCGAGGACACCGTCTCTGTCCCCTACGCTTTCGCCAGCGCCGAAGAGATGCTCGCGCTGTGCGATGACAACGACCTGACGCTGCCTGAACTGGCGATGGCCAATGAATTGGCACTGCGCTCCAAGGAAGAGATCATGGAGCACCTGCGCAAGGTCCGCGATGTCATGTTCACCGGCATCGAGCGCGGCTCGTCGAAAACCGGCATCCTCCCCGGAGCCCTTCTGGTTCCCCGGCGCGCCGGGGCGCTGCGCAAACGCCTCGAAGCGTCCGAGAAGTCGGACGCACTCAACACACTGAACTGGGTGAATATGTTCGCCATCGCGGTCTCGGAAGAAAACTCTGTATGCGGCCGCGTGGTCACGGCTCCCACCAACGGCGCGTGTGGCGTGCTGCCCGCGGTCATCGCCTACTACGACAAGTTCGTCGAGCCGGTGACTGAGGACATGTTCGCGGACTACGTCATGGCCTGCAACCAGATTGGCGCGCTGTACAAGATGAACGCGTCCATCTCTGGCGCCGAGGTCGGCTGCCAGGGCGAGGTCGGTGTGGCCTGCTCCATGGCCGCCGGCGGCCTAGCGCAGCTCATGGGCGGCACCCCGAAGCAGGTGTGCAGCGCCGCGGAAATCGCCATGGAACACAAGCTCGGCCTCACCTGCGACCCGGTTCTCGGCGAGGTGCAGATCCCGTGCATCGAACGAAACGCGGTGGCCTCCGTCGATGCCATCAACAGCGCGTCGATGGCCCTGGAACGCGAAAGCGAGCCGGTAGTCACTCTCGACAACGTCATTTGGACGATGTACCAAACCGGCAAGGACATCAACGCGAAATACCGCGAGACGTCCCAAGGCGGCCTAGCCAAGATCGTCCAGCCGCGCATCCCGGTCTGCGGCTAAGACCCCACTGGCCCCAAACCGGTCCACACACACACCCCACTGGCCGCACACGCTGCACCTCGCCCCGGCCCACAGAGGCCGCCTCGGGGAGGCAGAGTGTGCGGTCTCTTCGCATCTAACGAGTGCACGTGGCGCACCCAACGCGGCGCGCCTTCCTCCGCGAAATATCGTTTGAGCTGGGCAGAGCATCCAGTATGTGCGTTATATTACGCAACACGGGCGCGTGTGGCATAGCGAACACGTTGATGGCCAAAAAGCAAATTGACGCGGTGTGATAATTTACGTGCCATTTCAGCGATAAATTATTATCGGTCACCCCGGGCAGCGGACTACCATAGGAATCACAGCCGGAGATAAGGGCTAAACCCGCACTGGCCAGCACTGGTCCAAGCGGGTGCGAGATGGCACTGCAGTTTAATTCTCAAGCGCCAATCGAGCTGATAGCCCGTCCCACTTCGGACCACTTCGATTGACGCAAGGGGAGAAAATGTCTCAATCAACTGCCCGTCCCCAGCGTGACTCGGCCGCCGCGCCCAGCCACCCGGACACCCCTTCCTCCGCCAACGCTGGAGCTTCCACCACTGCGTCTGGAAAGCCCCCGGCATGGCAAAAGAGCGACACCCTCTGGACGCTGTCCCTCTTCGGCACCGCCATCGGCGCCGGCGTGCTGTTCCTGCCCATTAACGCGGGCATCGGCGGCATCATCCCGCTGCTTCTCATGACGGTCATCGCCCTGCCCATGGCCTTCTTCTCGCACCGCGGGCTCACCCGCTTCGTCCTGTCGGGCAAGAAAGCCGACGCGGATCTCACCCAGACCGCGGAGGAGCACTTCGGTCCCAAGGCCGGCATGTTCATGACCGTTCTGTACTTCCTGGCGGTCTACCCCATCCTCTTGGTCTACGCGGTGACGCTGACCAACGAGGTCACCAACTTCCTGGAGAACCGCCTGGGTGTCACGCCCCCGCCGCGGTGGCTACTGTCCCTCCTGCTGGTCGGCGGCATCATCCTGATTGTCCGCATGGGCCAAGACGTTATCGTCCGCGTGATGTCCACGCTGGTGTACCCGTTTATTGCGGTGCTCCTCATCCTCTCGCTGTACCTGGTTCCGAAGTGGAACACCGCCCTGTTCGACTCCTTTGACCTAAACGTCGCCCGCGAGGCGTCCGGCCACGGCATCGTCACCTCGATTCTGCTGCTCATCCCGGTCATCGTCTTCTCCTTCAACCACTCGCCCATCATTTCCTCCTTCGCGGTGGACCGCCACCAGGAGTACGGCAAATGGGCCGATAAGAAGACCAGCCAGATTCTGTTCCGCGCAGAACTTCTCATGGTCATCGTGGTCATGTTCTTCGTGTTCTCCTGCGCACTGAGCCTGTCCCCGCAGGACATGGCTGAGGCGAAGCACCAGAACATCACCATCCTCGGCTACCTGGCCAACCACTACGATGTCGCCTTCATTCGCTGGGTCGCCCCGATTGTCGCCATCGTCGCCGTGACGAAGTCCTTCCTCGGCCACTACCTGGGCGCTGCCGAGGGCTTCGAGGGCATGGTGGTCAAGGCCGCCAACGCCACCGGTAACAACAGCGTGTACCGCAACCGGCGCCTGGCCACCTTCACCCTCCTGTTCATGCTCCTCACCTCGTGGCTCGTCGCCTGGGCCAACCCGTCCATCCTGGGCATGATTGAGACCCTGTGCGGACCAATCGTCGCCATCCTGCTGTTCCTCATGCCGATGTGGGCCATCCACACTGTTCCGGCACTGAAGAAGTACCGCGGCAAGGCCTCCAACTACTTCGTGTTCATCATGGGCCTGCTCGCAGTCGCCACCATCATCTTCTCCATCGTTCAGGCTTTCTAGGAGTACCAAGATGTTCATCAGCATCTTCGACATGTTCAAAATCGGCATCGGGCCGTCCAGCTCCCACACTCTGGGGCCGATGAAGGCTGGCAAGCAGTTTGTCGACCTCCTCAAAGAAAAGGGCCTTTTCGACCAGGTCACCCGTGTCCAGGCCAACGTTTACGGCTCGCTGTCTCTGACCGGCATCGGCCACTCCACCGACAAGGCCATCCTGCTCGGCTTGGCAGGCGAAGAACCCGAAACCGTAGACATCGACGGCATCGGCGCTTTCATGGCCAAGGTGAAAGACACGGAGAAGCTCATGCTCGGCCGCACCCGGGAGGTCGACTTCCCGAAGGAAGGCGGGTTCTTCTTCCACGACGAGTACCTGCCGATGCACGAAAACGGCATGTGCCTCATCGCCTTCGACGGCGATAAGGACATCCTCCACAAGACGTACTACTCCATCGGCGGCGGCTTCATCGTCGACCAGGAAAACTTCGCCAAGAAGACCGAGGAAGACGTCACCGTCCCCTACGCCTTCGCCAGCGCCGAGGAGATGCTCGCGCTGTGCGATGAGCACGACATCTCCCTGCCGCAGATGGCCATGGCCAACGAGCTTGCTCTGCGCAGCGAGGAAGAAGTGCACGAACACCTGCGCAAGGTTCGCGATGTCATGTTCACTGGCATCGAGCGCGGCTCGCACACCGACGGCCCGCTGCCGGGTGCACTTTTGGTACCGCGCCGCGCAGCGGCCCTGCGCAAGCGCCTCGAGGCGACGGATAAGGCCGACACGCTCAACACATTGAGCTGGGTCAACATGTTCGCGCTGTCCATCTCGGAAGAAAACGCCTCGTGCGGCCGCGTGGTTACCGCTCCGACGAACGGCGCCTGCGGCGTCGTGCCCGCGGTCATCGCCTACTACGACAAGTTCGTCGAGCCGGTCACTGACGAGATGTTCTCGGACTACATCTTCGCCTGCAACCAGGTCGCCGCACTGTACAAGATGAATGCGTCCATCTCTGGCGCCGAGGTCGGCTGCCAGGGCGAGGTCGGCGTTGCCTGTTCCATGGCCGCCGGCGGCCTGGCGCAGCTCATGGGCGCTACTTCGAAGCAGGTGTGCAGCGCTGCGGAGATCGCCATGGAACACAAGCTCGGCCTCACCTGCGACCCCGTCCTCGGCCAGGTCCAGGTTCCGTGCATTGAGCGCAACGCGGTGGCGTCCGTGGACGCCATCAACAGCGCATCGATGGCGCTGGAA is a genomic window of Corynebacterium massiliense DSM 45435 containing:
- a CDS encoding L-serine ammonia-lyase, with product MFISIFDMFKIGIGPSSSHTLGPMKAGKQFVDLLKEKGLFDQVTRVQANVYGSLSLTGIGHSTDKAILLGLAGEEPETVDIDGIGAFMAKVKDTEKLMLGRTREVDFPKEGGFFFHDEYLPMHENGMCLIAFDGDKDILHKTYYSIGGGFIVDQENFAKKTEEDVTVPYAFASAEEMLALCDEHDISLPQMAMANELALRSEEEVHEHLRKVRDVMFTGIERGSHTDGPLPGALLVPRRAAALRKRLEATDKADTLNTLSWVNMFALSISEENASCGRVVTAPTNGACGVVPAVIAYYDKFVEPVTDEMFSDYIFACNQVAALYKMNASISGAEVGCQGEVGVACSMAAGGLAQLMGATSKQVCSAAEIAMEHKLGLTCDPVLGQVQVPCIERNAVASVDAINSASMALERESEPVVSLDNVIWTMYKTGKDMNAKYRETSQGGLAKIVQPNIPVCG
- a CDS encoding HAAAP family serine/threonine permease — encoded protein: MSQSTARPQRDSAAAPSHPDTPSSANAGASTTASGKPPAWQKSDTLWTLSLFGTAIGAGVLFLPINAGIGGIIPLLLMTVIALPMAFFSHRGLTRFVLSGKKADADLTQTAEEHFGPKAGMFMTVLYFLAVYPILLVYAVTLTNEVTNFLENRLGVTPPPRWLLSLLLVGGIILIVRMGQDVIVRVMSTLVYPFIAVLLILSLYLVPKWNTALFDSFDLNVAREASGHGIVTSILLLIPVIVFSFNHSPIISSFAVDRHQEYGKWADKKTSQILFRAELLMVIVVMFFVFSCALSLSPQDMAEAKHQNITILGYLANHYDVAFIRWVAPIVAIVAVTKSFLGHYLGAAEGFEGMVVKAANATGNNSVYRNRRLATFTLLFMLLTSWLVAWANPSILGMIETLCGPIVAILLFLMPMWAIHTVPALKKYRGKASNYFVFIMGLLAVATIIFSIVQAF